A region of the Oncorhynchus clarkii lewisi isolate Uvic-CL-2024 chromosome 4, UVic_Ocla_1.0, whole genome shotgun sequence genome:
CTTTATTTTGACAGAAGTGCTGTTTTTGTACTTATTTGATGTAATGATGTGATTTAAAAAGCGCTGTTCTTTACTAACTTTGCAGCAGTACTGCCTGGCCTGGTCCATATCTGTAACAATAAAGGCTTTGAGAAGGAGAACGTTTACCACACTTTGTTGTGGTTTATTACTTACAGCAGTTCACAGATCAACAATGTCGGAACTTTTTATCACCACAGAAGCAGTTTACAATTATTGCGATGTAAGAGTAGCTTATGATAATAATATTACATTACCAGTTATATTATGGTACAACAAAAACAGTTTGTCATACAGGTCAGAGGCTCAAAATATGCCATAGCTAGGGCCAAGAAGGTTTCCTGACTTGGAAAACACTCAACCCAAGCAGCCTATAACTAAGTCCCAGAGTTGTCCCTGGTCAGGACCTTACTAATGGAATTAGAGAGCGTGGTAGAACCGGAAGGTAAAGTGTGTTGAGTACAGACACACTGGAGGCAGGGCACAGCAAGAAGAAAGGCTAGGACATCACACTTTAGGGAGGGAGACTGTGTAGATGGCAGACAGTTTGAGTCTGGATCCTGTCCCTCAGCCTCTGAGCCACAGGACGGAACTCTGAATCACCAGAGGTCCACTGCAGCGCTTCCTCCTCCtctaagggaaagggggatacctagtcagttgtataaccGAATGCATTAAACTGAaacgtgtcttccgcatttaacccaacccttctgaatcagagctTCCTCAAAACGATACAACATAAAAATAAAGTATGTTTACAGCAGTAGACCAAAACATATAAAACTATAAAATGTTATTCATAAACCTTCCAGTAAAATAACCTCTTCTAAATCATTTCCATACCCAGGTACAGTGTTTGGACCTCAAGCAgtgcctctctctcctggttgTCCAGTGTGGCTGGGAAGTCTGTCCCCGCCCCCCCTTCTCAGTGAGGTTCCACAGGGTCTGACACACCAGGCCAGCCAGCTGGCCCAAAGTCCCTCACTGTCTGCcagcctgcacacacacatcacatgacGGGAGAGAGGGGTTTAAGTCACATATGATTCACACACTGCCTTACATTAGCTCTCCCTGAGTGCATCTGCTGCTAAAGGTGGGCTGAAAACTCCGGAcagttctgcccccccccccccccccattagagAGGAGCAGCTTCAACagcatgagacagagagagaaggaaaatatAGCTTGTTTGGTCGTATTATATCAAAGATATTGCGGTCGTACTGTCAACCGGTGCCTGCGTCATAGTGTGTGTTTCGTTTCTGGGTCTGACTGGAAAGGCCCTTTGGTGTGGTGGAGaagttctcctctccctctctctgtctctaatgtAAAGCAGCATGCATGGCCTGTCAAACTGTGATCAAAACAGGATATTAAGCTGCCTGATTTGGTTCCACAGCCAGTGCTGAGGAGAAATAAAAAACGTCTGTttcagtttcaagttttatttgtcacattcaccaGTAGAGTGAGATGCTTAACCTGCTAGCTCTACCCAACAGACACTAATAACTAAAAACTAAGAAATAATAGAAGaacctatatacagggtcagtgccaataccacatttacaatgtgcagggatactggagtaatgaggtagatatgtacatctAGGCATGGATTAGGAGAAAGTGACGTAGCAGGATTAATAATAAACAGTATGGCAGCAGCGTAAgtgatgggtgggtgtgtgtgtgtgtgcaaaagtGTCAACGTAGGTAGGCgtgatacactgagtgtacataaACATTTTACACCCAtgagatagactgaccaggtgaatccaggtgaaagctatgaccccttattgaAATCAACTTCAATCACCttggatgaaggggaggagacagattaaagaaggatttttaagccttgagaccattaaaacatggattgtgtgtgtaccattcagaaggtgaatggacaagacaaaatatttaagtgcctttgaacagggtatggtagtaggtgccatgtgtaccagtttcccatgtgtatcaaaaatggtccaccacccaaaggacatccaggcaacTTGACATAACTGTAGGAAGTATTTGAGTCTATacgagccagcatccctgtggaacgctttctccaccttgtagagtccacgccctgatgaactgaggctgttctgagggcaaaaaggggtgcaactcgggcctcccgggtggcgcaggggtctaaggcactgcatcgcagtgctaactGTGCCACCAGCCGGCCATgatcgggaggtccgtggggcgagaCACAATTTGCCTAGCGTCGTCCGGCttagggagggtttgaccggtagggatatccttgtctcatctcgctctagcgactcctgtggcgggccgggcgcagtgcacgctaaccagttcgataggtgtacggtgtttcctccaacacattggtgtcgttgggctggcttccgggttggatgtgtgctgtgttaagaagcagtgcggcttggttgggttgtgtttcagaggacgcatgactatcgaccttcgtctctcccgagcccctacgtagcgatgagacaagacagtaactactaacaattggataccacgaaattggggagaaaaagggggttaaaaatatatattttttttaaaaaggggtgcaactcaatattaggaaggtgttcttaatgttttgtacactcagtgtacatgtaaacagggctgaaatgtgactggtagcaggaatatCTAAATACTGTTAATATACGAATAGTAATATATAGTAATGTAAACGAGTAATAGTGACCAGCAGCAGGATAATTAGATAGATACTAATGGTGtcaataatcaatgaacagcagcgtATGGGGGGGGGAGTAGtagtctgtctgcctctctcctctctctctctctctctctctctctctcagtaacactGCATTACAGTGTGTGGGAGGGAGGCGGAAGGGAAGAGCGCACAGCTAAAGCTGAGAAACTGAGAATTTCACACCCGCCTGAACATGGCCTGTACCAGTCAGTCCTGAAACCATCATTCCAACCACCTAGAAGTTTCACAAGAAACCAACCAGGCTCTAAAGAGCACAGAACATCCTGTTCTCTCTTTGGCTCTTTCAGACTGCAAAAGGACCTAAACCGAAAAAGGATgtgtaacaaaaaaaaacacaaagaagaaagaaagaaattgaaGAAGAAATATGTGTTAGATGTTTGGCACCTGTCTCCAGCAGACAGGAAACTGGTACCAAACAAGGAGTGACTGTATAGAGTTTTACAGTGAAGGGTTTGTACAGTGTGATTCTTGTATTGACGGGATATACAAACAGGCGTACGTTTCAGAGTAAATCACCTTCATTAGGAGCCTTGGCTGGCCTTGGTATGTCCGTCCTGTCAATACATTTATCAGATGTTTGGGTTCACCTTTTTTCAGATGTTCTGAGAACATTATTGAGACGTTATTAGAACATTTTGGGAACATTATAGGGATGTTATGAGAACATTATGGGGCCATAATTTCACTCTTACATTACCCTAAAAACGCTGAAACTCCCTCAGTGTGTCCAGCAGGTTGTGTACTAGGTGTTTGTTAGCTGCCAGGGTAGGTCCCACTGCAGGGTGGATGAACAGCACCCTAACCAGCTTCACCAGAATGTTCTCCTTCTCCCGCCCCCACACGGGAGAAGTACAGAGTGTACGGGCGTCCCTGGCtggaggtgtgtgggtgtgtatggtAGGGGGGGGTCTCCCCTCGTAGGTGTTGTAGAGCCCCAGCAGCACGGACACACACCCATCAGCTGTGAAGAGGTGCTCTCTGGCCTCACTGCTCTGAGACGTTAGGTTACCCAGAGGGAAGAGCAGACGCACCCCCAGGTCCtgtgtggaggagagacagaggattaggttgaatgtgtgtgtgtgttatccacgTAAACAAATACCTTGGTGATTATAGAGAGTAATACATTTCTCCTATCAGATATGACCTGGCATTCATCACATTCACCGTTTCTCCCCCACCACAACAACAAGGATTGAAACCTGTATACCACGTTTGTTTCTCAATCGCACTCTGCCCATCCCCTAAAGTGTGTGtcacaaacacagaaacacacacagttacccaGGGCCTGGCTGGGCTGACTGGCCAGTGTGGCTGGTATGAACTGGGCTGTAACGTACTGTACTGACAAATTTATGGGGACAGGCTGTCCTGTCAAAGAGCTATCCAGGACACAATGTGATCAACCGTGCGTCTATGTATAATAACAGGAGGATATctgtgtgtctcctgtgtgtgtgtgtgtttatttcctGGCTGATTAAGTCCTCTCTGATTGCCAGAGCCTCCCTCCCCACCCCGTCTCCCTAAGGGCAGGATGACTTCCTCAGTTACTCCTGTGATGATGATTAAAGTCAAAACGCGCGCGCACACTGCTGTAACTATACTGGGACTTGGAGTACATAAACAACTTCCTGAAGATAAATAGGCTTAGTCAATGTGCAGTATAAACACTGGGAGTAAATGGGCTCATCTGCTtcccataccacacacacacacacacacacacacacacacacacacacagggggccCAGCTCACCTGTTCCCGCTGGCGTTTACTCATCAGTTCTATAAATAGTGTGTAGCAGCCAGGGGTCTGGGCCAGAGTAGGAGGACAACAAATAACACTGACCAGATAGGCTCTCACTGGACTGCTATTGTCACAAAAAAAAAGGATTGGCTTTACTGGCATTACTTGTGGAAATAGGGAGTGCTACATGCTTTTAGAATCATATACTGTCAGATAGTGAACTGTTGATTCTTGTAAGGTTGTATGAGAAAAAAACTAATTTTTGTACACACTTAAAAGTAATGCACAAGGTCAAGAAGTGTTGTAAATGGTCTGAGGTCTATACTGTCCCACTTTCAATTAAACAGTTAAACGTAAGGTTTTCAGCCTGAGGTGAGATGTTTTAggtgtacagtgtgtatgtgtgtgtttgtgtggtacaGGTACCTGGCGATGTTGATATCTTGTTCTCCGTGGTGATGGTGCAGCGCCTGGCACAGTTTGGTCAGGGCACagtgggagatgaagagggggtgGGATTCTGGGTGGTCAGCCAGatgaaaggggattcatcagagaaaatgactttaccccagtcctcagcagtccaatccctgtacattttgcagaatatcagtctgtccctgatgtttttcctggagagaagtggcttctttgctgcccttattgacaccaggccatcctccaaaagtcttcacctcactgtgcgtgcagatgcactcacacctgcctgctgccattcctgagcaagctctgtactggtggtgccccgatcctgcagctgaatcaactttaggagacggtcatGGCGCTTGCTTGACTTTCTtgagcgccctgaagccttcttcacaacaattgaaccgctctccttgaagttcttgatgatccaataaatggttgatttaggtgcaatcttactggcagcaatatccttgcctgtgaagccctttttgtgcaaagcaatgatgacggcacgtgtttccttgcaggtaaccatggttgacagagaaagaacaatgattccaagcaccaccctccttttgaagcttccagtctgttattcggaactcaatcagcatgacagagtgatctccagccttgtcctcgtcaacactcacaactgtgttaacgagagaatcactgacatgaatgtctgttcacatacataggttgacccaaacaTCTTCTGAGAatgactcctaatctttggaaagttttgttcatcGAGAAAGGCATATAACCTCGTCAGTGAtattgttttgaatagttctccaatcactgcaacagactgaagatcgataaactcaagttgcaggtcagtgggagcaTTATCCACATttaaggtgaaaggagaggaaaccaacagcatgtaATTTTCCAACAAATTGAAATCCTCAAAACAATGAGAAAACTCACCCTTCAAAGCGCGCAGCAGCGATACTTCTCCCGCTtttcatctgatagggaacagactagtagtgtcggaaggtgggtaagattgttggcttctacttggcaggtcaggaggagtaattttcccttgaaggctttgacaaggctgtacgtctgatgtgcaaaaaggcccttcccttgtattttggaattcagttcattcatTAGGGCCATGATGTCCAAGGTGAAGGCAAAATCAGTCAACCATTCTTTATCTTGCGgttgagggaaatccacatattATCCTTTAATTTGAAAAAACTCTGCAATCTCCGACTTCAGGTCCCACATCCCTTTAAGCACCTTTCCCACGtttgtggtaggggagatctgccTGACCCAACTATGTCTCTTCCAACAGCAAGACAAACTGCCAGTGGTTTAAAGGTTTTGCTCTTATGAAGTTTATCACTTTAGTGACTGTATCCAAAACATctcattttcagaacacatttacagagcacctcctgatgaataatgcaatACAGAGATAGCATTTTCTCatctgggttcagctcagctactTGATCTTGTATCCTTTATAAAAGGCCCACCTTTTTTCCTGTCAAGTTTGGGCACCCATCAGTGGTCACACTGGATCACTTTTCAAAACTTTGCCGCACACTTATTAACCTCCTCCAATAAATATTTAGCTGtgtgtgctcttcattgactgcgCTGAAGAAAACTCCTCTGTAATTTCAAAGTCTGGGGTTATGCCTCGTGacaggctgaccacaccgctcgcgtcgcATGCctagcgttgcaaaataaatgtagaaatctatgttattcaaatATTGCACCCACTCTGCTCGCGCTCGCCAATgagtgtctgcgttgccaaggtcTAAAATTTTAACCAGTTCTATTTCAGACGCAGATCGCGCTGTaaatcctgcctctcccatctcctcattggtttatagaagcaggtacccacgtgccatctcctcattggttatacccatgtgggtgactgaaagaccaACGAGGTCAgtgaagaaaaagcctggaaggaggagagatgactagaaacgatttggttgaccgttttatgtgtggattaattgtcggagtagaggaccctGTGCATTTCAGGttaaataacaactcaatgtttatatcccaggacaaattagctagcaacagcaagctagctaaataggacaaattagctagcaagcgcaaactaactagctaaattgccataaatgtttaatgcttttcgacatgTCCCCAAAtcaatataattggttcagagtttgatCGCGTTTgttgtggggggacaaaatacatttatgcacgatggcgcagccggtttgggttccgtgtaagaatatcaacaactgtgccgtgtcacgtgcatcactgctctcatccagggccaatgagaaataggtgaaatcctttaccttgtctttcaactgttgttccattttcaaacagctctttcttgTCGGGGAAAAGTATTGCTGCAGCGTCAATTAAACATTCTTTAATGAATTCGCCTTCAGCGAATGGCTTGCTATGCTTAGCAATTTTGTGGGACAGTACATAGCTAGCTCTCGCAATTCCATTGGTTGctgaatgcagttttgtgaaaagtccttgctgcttttgcaactgtGAAAGCAACTCATTCCATGCACTTGCCCTCTGCTCAGAATACATAttcctatatttctctgcatGGGAAGTGTCGGGAAAAGTTGTAATCTTTCACGACAGCGATGCTCTCTTTGCGCACTAAGCACACAACTTTCCCTGATACCTCAATAAAGAAATATGTCGATGTCCACTCTTGCTGGAACACCCTACATTCATTGTCTACTTTTCTTTTCCTTGAAATCTTTGAAAAACGTATATTTGCGcaatttctagctagctactatttgtaactgtgatgtGTGTGCCAGCCTGTCAGTCACTGTTTGTCCTCGAGCAGTTGTTATTTACatgtgccttcaaaataaatgtcccacaagcggtgggagttaaatcattacacaaaggcgagtattcattgggcttttaatttgaataacaaatacGTTTCTCAAAAATGTACTATAGCAAATTCTTTATGTGATCTGAGCATGATTCTGCGGACCGTACTGAATCAGGTCGTGGGCCACATACGGCACCGGGCCAGCCTTTGCCCAGACCTGCTCTAGGCAGACAGGTTGCCGCCCACAATGTACCAATGTTCTGCCTTACACGCCTGTACGAATATAACGTCAGTTTGCCATAGAGAAACTTGTTGCCCACATCCCCCAGACACAAAATAGTAACTAGAAAGATGGAGATCACAGAGGTTACTTTTAATGAGTGCATTTCTCAAGTGGCTCGTTTGCATCCTTctttaaaacaaatgtaaaagTTTTGTCTGCAATGCTTTGTTTTGAATCACAACGTTCTGGCATGTTTGGGAAATCTACTGTTGTGTGTTAGGGCAGGGAAGAGATGGGAGAAAGAGAATCACTATGATGACATTGATTGTATTCACAGCCAGGGTGAGTTTGGCGAGCTGCAGGTTGAGTCCTGCAACACTGGCCCAGCATGCCTTGCTCTGCCAAGGCGCCATGGAGATGGTCACAGGTGTTACACAGCCTCTCCACGGTGTCCTCTGATTCACCTGAGTGTCACATGattgagaaaaatatatatatttgtaaactTTTTAAAACTTACCACTGCCTTGTATAATTTATGCATATGCAGAGTTATGCACTCATATCTTACAGTATGTTAGGATTTGGCCCTCAGTGAATATGCATGATTAACCTCATGTACTTTACATGAAAGAGGGTGGGGTGCTTTTCCTTGTGTTTTCTAggtaaaataaatgtgtttttcgTCTGTTGAAAAAAAGTCTGTCAACTGCCTCTTTCAGAACCAAAAGGTTTGCCCACACGCTCGACTCAACATACTGCAATTTCTCAGCCAATCTGACAAGTGTTTTATGCATGATCCAGGAGGTACTTGGTGcaataaatattttatatttatccTTAAAATGAATTTCCATTACATTTCAAAAGTGTTAAAATATTTATAGCGGTAGATTCCATTTGGCGGTCGTCAGACTGCAAAGTCAAACTAGGAGAAATCTGTACacatgtcacgacttctgccgaagtcgttgcctctccttgttcgggcggtgctcggcgttcgacgtcaccggtcttctagccatcattgatccttttttcattttccattggttttgtcttgtcttcccacacacctgttttcaatcccattctcattacctgttgtgtatttaaccctctgtttcccctcatgtctttgtcagagattgttttattgtcagtgtagtgtgattgttgcgcgtcgggtcctcgtacccatgtttgtgtgtttatgtacatttagtgttatggagcatactccgtggactttattaaaagactccattttacactccatttgacgctcctgcgcctgacttccctgccacctattacacctacgcatNNNNNNNNNNNNNNNNNNNNNNNNNNNNNNNNNNNNNNNNNNNNNNNNNNNNNNNNNNNNNNNNNNNNNNNNNNNNNNNNNNNNNNNNNNNNNNNNNNNNggggcacactctaacactcagacatcatttacaaatgaagcatttgtgttcagtgaatccgccagatcagaggcagtattgatgacaagggatgttattttgataagtgtgtgattTCGATCATTTTCTTGTCAAAATgtaatacttttgggtgtcagggaaaatgtatgtagtaaaaaatacatttttctatttaggaatgtagtgaagtaaaagtaaaagttggcacCCCAAAAActgcttaagtagtacttcaaaatATTttgacttaagtactttacaccactgctgaaGACTGAGGTTGACTTGTCCATTAGACTTAGATGGGGGTGGCTGAAAGCTCATAGAATATCTTATAAGATTTTAATTTTCATacacatttggctaaaactactccctctctctcctaaggTTCTGGTTTCATTGAAGAGTAGGAGAAATTCGTGAAATACCTTGAATAAACTTGAAGGCAATCTGCATATGTAAAGAACCAAAATAAGGGAGAAAGCACAGAGGTGAGGGGTAGTCAAAGTCTTTGAATCGGACACACTGAAAGAGAGTGGCCAAAACATTGCATCAGGGTTGAGCCAGGCTGTGAAATGTAAGAACAGGAGGTATAATTCAACACTGTGGTAATGGCCACCATGGAATCCTTTGTGTGCCAATACATCTACACTTAATGTCACCTACGCCaaaaggagagagacggagggagggagaagtagagagaaagataagtagggagggagggagggagggagggagagagagagagagagagagagagagagagaggaggtgagagggagggagagagaagtgggagaaAGAGGTAGAATAAGAGAGTAGAATAGTAAAATAAAACATcaaaagggagagaaaaaagacacgagggaaaagaaagagagaaaaaaagagatggGTGGACAGCCAGAAGTGAGACAAAGTGGAAAGacgagaagagaaagaggatatggaggaatgaaagagagaacaAGGAATGAAATGTAGAGAAATGTGTAGGCATACAGTACCTTTCACTGTTGGTCCTGTGTCAGGCAGGTTTCGAGGGGCCTCCCCTAATccttgtctctct
Encoded here:
- the LOC139408048 gene encoding LOW QUALITY PROTEIN: uncharacterized protein (The sequence of the model RefSeq protein was modified relative to this genomic sequence to represent the inferred CDS: inserted 1 base in 1 codon; deleted 2 bases in 2 codons; substituted 2 bases at 2 genomic stop codons); amino-acid sequence: MSSLKRKYEKQCIFTLKPDPQRKTSAEIVTEASCSLXDHRQLFRETSSRAQDAQPPSMSLFSSFSIKAYNFEAPDFRPGSGTRLSPLEYKPRLPMAQDEEPDPVSPSALPXTPSDPLDLKTRVAGARPLLLRAGCLTTLPPVAGSTEGRDSVSSDSSLGQRELSAKRRGRRAPCTEPSDGEKRDKDRGGPSKPAXHRTNSESLADHPESHPLFISHCALTKLCQALHHHHGEQDINIARYLAYLVSVICCPPTLAQTPGCYTLFIELMSKRQREQDLGVRLLFPLGNLTSQSSEAREHLFTADGCVSVLLGLYNTYEGRPPPTIHTHTPPARDARTLCTSPVWGREKENILVKLVRVLFIHPAVGPTLAANKHLVHNLLDTLREFQRF